The nucleotide sequence GAATAAATACTAAGGTTAAAAGTGCAATCGCTAGCATCATATTGGTTTGCGATAAAATTTTAATGCCTTTATCTAAGCCGGTCGCCACCGAAATTGAAGCAAGGGCGGTAATAACGACCATCACAATCACTTGGTTTAGTGTACTGACTTCAATACCTAACAAGTAATTCAAACCGGAATTCACTTGTGTAGCGCCCAAACCGAGTGAGGTAGCAACACCGAAAACAGTGCTCACTACCGCGAAAATGTCAACAAAATGACCAGGCCAGCCATATATTTTATCTCCGATAATAGGATGTAAAGCCGAGCGAAGTGTTAGTGGTAATTTATGTCGGTAACAGAAATATGAAAGGATCAAAGCAACGATTGCATATATCGCCCAAGCATGTAGCCCCCAATGGAAAAAGGTGATCTTCATTGCTTCTTGTGCTGCTTCTAATGTGTGAAGCTCAGCTGTTGGTGGAGATAAGTAATGCATCACCGGCTCGGCGACGCCAAAAAACATTAGTCCTATGCCCATGCCTGCAGCGAACAACATTGATAGCCATGTACCAAAGCTATAATCTGGAACAGCATGATCAGGACCAAGTTTAACCGAGCTGATTTTAGACAAGCTCATATAAAGGGCAAAGGCTAAAATAATTGTAACCGTTAATACGTAAAACCAACTGCCGTTAGTGACAATAGCATTTTGTAAGGCTGAGAAGTTGTTGCTTGCACCAGTAGGACTAAGCACTGTATAGATAATTAGCGCGACAATAAAAAGTGACGATGATATGAACACCGGCTTATTTAGTTTTTCGATGTTCAATTGCATTAACATGCACTCTAATAATTAAGTAGTATAGAGTACAGTTTAGTACATTTATTTAAATTTATATAAAAAACAATTGTTTATATTTGTAATTGAAGCTTAGTCTCACTAAGTTTTAATTTGTCGTTAGCTTGCATTTAATACAAATTAAAACGGAATAACGAAAGATTAACTAAGGGTTGTTTATTATTTGAACATCCCCTATAATGCCGCCTCTTGTGTAGCACTCCTCCTCTCAATGCTGCAAGAATTTAAATTGTCCTATTGCTATGTCTTTCCTCATCTAGTTAGTCACCTTTAGAGTTTTTACTGATTTATTAATTAGCTAAAATGTATCGCTTAGGCATATTCCTAAACGATTTGTCTCACATTAAATCTCATGATTTGAGCTAAAACGATAATGAAGTTGTGTTTTGATCGACAGTTTTGTGTTGATCTATTTATTAGAGTTTTATTATGTCTTACAACTATAACGGTCAACAGATCCGTATTATGCAACCTGTGCATTCAATTTCTGTTAATAAGAACCATGTGGTGATTAAACACGCTTGTGGTTTAAGCGATGTTACTTTTACAAGTTCATCAGATTTCAAAGTATTTTTAAATTGGTTGGATAAGCGTTAAATTCGCGATAACCTATGAATTAATATACAACCCAAGCGGTCACCTAGTTTATGTTTACACTCGACGATTTAGAAAAAATCAATGAACAACTAGCACCGCTTAAAGACCTTGCCGACAGAGAGTTAAAATCAATTTTTGGCCTCACAGGCAAGGTTTACACCCCCCATATTGATAACTTTAACGAAATTGCCATTTGCAAGGCGAAAATATTGTTGGATCTAAAAAACAATGGTGCTCTTGCTTTTACTGACGTTGAAATTATCACTAACGAATTAAACTCCCTTTATAAACGATACAAACATCGACAAGTCGTCAGTTTCAAAGGTGATGATTATGAATGTGTTTGTGCTCCGTTAAAATTAACAAAGTCAGGAAAAACGGTACAAAAATGGGCGAGATATTGGCTTAAAAAAATGCCCGACGAGAGCATTGATGAACAATGGCTAAATGAAGTAAAAGAAATTTGGCCCGAATATTTTGTTATTAGACAGTGGGATATATAGGTGGCTTTGGCTCAGAAGGCATTGCTAATTTGATTGCGATGAGAGGCGGAAATACCGAAGTTGGTTATGTCGAAGGTAACCAAATTACTGATTGGTCTAAGTTGACCGACAAGGGGTATCCAATTTCTTATGGTACAAGTTTTATCTATTCATTAGCATTCACCGAGCAGGGGCCGCAAGCGCAAGCATTTTTAACCTATGGGCAAAAAGAAAATCCAAACAGTGCTGAATATGCTAGCCAAACAAAACGCTTTGCTGAAAAAGATTGGCGAGACATCTACTTTACAAAAGAAGATGTGAAAGCTAATGCCAAAAAGTCGTTTGTACTCACAGGCAATTAACTTATTAGATTGATTTATTGAAGTAGAATTAGAGCAGTCTAATTCTACTTTTTTGTTTAACGGGTGGTTAAATGAAACGATAAAGTACCGTCCATAATTACTAAATTTATTAATACTAATTGCTCTGATTTTTAAAACTTCTCAATTCTTCGAATTCAATAAAGAACGCCCTTTGATAGTGATTCTTGTGCCCTGTTATGGTGCACCTTCATAGTGCAATGCATCTTAGTTGTTATTAAGTTATTGAAAAATATGTAAAAATAAAGTTGGTACGCAACTTGTAACCCTATAAGCAACTAATTAATAGGGGTTAAAATGAAGATAATTAACGCAATAATAAAG is from Thalassotalea crassostreae and encodes:
- a CDS encoding penicillin acylase family protein; translated protein: MGYIGGFGSEGIANLIAMRGGNTEVGYVEGNQITDWSKLTDKGYPISYGTSFIYSLAFTEQGPQAQAFLTYGQKENPNSAEYASQTKRFAEKDWRDIYFTKEDVKANAKKSFVLTGN